One Candidatus Hydrogenedentota bacterium genomic window carries:
- a CDS encoding TlpA family protein disulfide reductase, with protein sequence MPRPGKTFLFGCLTGTLLGVLLAAGGAVSAVFLFKDQIIGLASKQLKPPPITIDEKADYNWEVETPAGSTFDLRTLAGKPVFLHLWSGECYSCLTELAGIGRLYGQFAGKGVEFLCIARAGIEEAPRAASEAGLAAPIYVYEGARPAPFDDDVVPATYIMAHDGRIVFKHLGSAQWDAPVVAALLERIAAP encoded by the coding sequence GTGCCGCGGCCGGGAAAAACATTCCTGTTCGGATGCCTGACCGGAACCCTGCTCGGCGTGTTGTTGGCCGCAGGCGGGGCTGTATCCGCCGTTTTCCTGTTCAAGGACCAGATTATTGGACTCGCGTCGAAACAGCTCAAGCCGCCGCCCATCACGATCGACGAGAAAGCGGACTACAACTGGGAGGTGGAAACGCCGGCGGGTTCGACGTTTGACCTGCGCACGCTCGCAGGCAAACCCGTCTTTCTGCATCTCTGGAGCGGCGAATGCTATTCGTGTCTGACCGAACTTGCGGGAATCGGCCGGCTTTACGGCCAGTTTGCGGGGAAAGGGGTGGAATTCTTGTGCATTGCGCGCGCGGGCATTGAGGAAGCGCCCCGGGCAGCCAGCGAAGCCGGCCTTGCCGCGCCTATCTATGTGTATGAGGGCGCGCGGCCCGCGCCGTTCGACGACGACGTGGTGCCTGCAACTTACATCATGGCCCATGACGGACGGATTGTCTTCAAGCACCTGGGCAGCGCGCAGTGGGACGCGCCGGTCGTGGCGGCGTTGCTCGAACGCATTGCCGCGCCGTAG
- a CDS encoding HD domain-containing protein, with protein sequence MLKRVLVIGGNAKNTEKYEAAAQGKDLLVRTAVKGERLPDAVTALATAAKDVQPLMDAAVALGKRYETQLRLIGLALDMREGKAPGTTGRVHEHAVRFAQALELDADARLALEHAGYLMDIGKLRIGNDVLTKKSLLTYDEWTQLQSHTTLGAELLQEWDIFVECADILRYHHECYDGTGYPERLERDAIPRLARAMRILDVYCAMTTPRIYRKGFSTHKQAVAYLKSERGKHFDPELLDVFIREEVGKPMKAG encoded by the coding sequence ATGCTAAAGCGCGTACTCGTGATCGGCGGCAACGCGAAGAACACGGAAAAATATGAAGCGGCGGCACAGGGCAAGGACCTGCTCGTGCGCACGGCGGTGAAGGGCGAGCGCCTTCCGGACGCCGTAACGGCCCTGGCGACCGCAGCGAAGGATGTGCAGCCCCTCATGGATGCCGCCGTCGCGCTGGGCAAGCGTTACGAGACGCAACTGCGCCTGATCGGCCTGGCGCTGGATATGCGGGAAGGCAAGGCGCCGGGCACCACCGGCCGCGTCCACGAACATGCGGTGCGGTTCGCGCAGGCCCTGGAACTGGACGCGGACGCGCGGCTCGCGCTCGAACACGCGGGTTATCTGATGGATATCGGGAAACTCCGTATAGGCAATGACGTGCTGACCAAGAAATCGCTGCTGACCTACGACGAATGGACGCAGCTCCAGTCTCACACCACGCTGGGCGCGGAACTCCTGCAGGAATGGGATATCTTCGTCGAATGCGCCGATATCCTCCGCTATCACCATGAGTGTTACGACGGCACCGGTTACCCGGAGCGGCTGGAGCGGGACGCCATTCCGCGCCTGGCGCGCGCCATGCGCATTCTCGACGTCTATTGTGCCATGACCACGCCGCGGATTTACCGCAAGGGGTTCAGCACGCACAAGCAGGCCGTCGCGTATCTCAAGAGCGAGCGCGGCAAGCATTTCGACCCGGAATTACTCGACGTATTCATTCGGGAGGAAGTCGGGAAGCCAATGAAGGCGGGTTGA
- a CDS encoding zinc-dependent alcohol dehydrogenase family protein — protein sequence MRAMLLEDIAPIGAAPLRRRELPDPEPGPGEARLRVRCCAICRTDLHVVEGDLPRARLPLIPGHQVVGVVDALGPDCRTLRVGQRAGAAWLRHTCGACGWCLRGQENLCEASRYTGYHEHGGYAEYVVVPEVFAYPIPDVFSDADAAPLLCAGIIGFRALKRARVPEGGTLALYGFGSSAHVVLQLARRRGCRVYVVSRGGAHLRHAEEMGADWAGSDPQDMPSKPDSAIIFAPAGRLVPQALESLRKGGALALAGIYMSEIPALDYERHLFYERDIHSVTANTREDGRELLAEAAAIPLRPTTTAYPLHEANRALEDLKADRIAGAGVLLPGG from the coding sequence ATGCGCGCGATGTTGTTGGAGGATATCGCTCCTATCGGGGCCGCGCCGCTGCGGCGGCGGGAGTTGCCAGACCCCGAACCGGGCCCGGGCGAGGCCCGGCTGCGCGTGCGCTGTTGCGCCATCTGCCGGACGGACCTGCACGTGGTCGAGGGCGACCTGCCGCGCGCGCGGCTGCCGCTCATCCCCGGCCATCAGGTGGTGGGCGTGGTCGATGCGCTCGGGCCGGACTGCCGCACGCTGCGCGTGGGCCAGCGGGCCGGCGCGGCGTGGTTGCGACACACGTGCGGCGCATGCGGCTGGTGTCTGCGCGGACAGGAAAACCTCTGCGAGGCGTCACGTTACACGGGCTATCACGAACATGGGGGCTACGCGGAATATGTGGTCGTGCCCGAGGTATTCGCCTACCCGATTCCGGACGTGTTCAGCGACGCGGACGCGGCGCCGCTGCTCTGCGCGGGGATAATCGGGTTCCGGGCGCTGAAACGGGCCCGTGTGCCCGAGGGCGGGACGCTCGCACTGTACGGGTTCGGTTCGTCCGCGCATGTGGTTCTGCAACTGGCGCGGCGGCGCGGCTGCCGGGTGTATGTGGTCTCGCGCGGCGGCGCGCACCTGCGCCATGCCGAGGAAATGGGCGCCGATTGGGCCGGGAGCGACCCCCAGGACATGCCCTCCAAGCCGGATAGTGCGATTATTTTCGCCCCGGCCGGCCGGCTGGTGCCGCAGGCGCTGGAATCGCTGCGCAAGGGCGGCGCCTTGGCGCTGGCAGGCATCTACATGTCGGAAATCCCGGCCTTGGACTATGAACGGCACCTGTTCTATGAGCGGGACATTCATTCCGTGACCGCGAACACGCGGGAGGACGGCCGGGAATTGCTCGCCGAGGCCGCTGCCATACCCCTGCGCCCCACGACCACCGCGTATCCGCTGCATGAGGCCAACCGCGCCCTGGAAGACCTCAAGGCGGACCGCATCGCGGGCGCCGGGGTGCTCCTGCCCGGGGGCTGA